The Vicia villosa cultivar HV-30 ecotype Madison, WI linkage group LG1, Vvil1.0, whole genome shotgun sequence genome includes a region encoding these proteins:
- the LOC131657399 gene encoding uncharacterized protein LOC131657399, which yields MCENLGLVLPSMNGEMVVDVPAKGSMTTYLVYLKCPLSIFNRYFVVDLVCLSLSGLDVILGMNWLEYNYVHIICYNKSVVFSTSGEEEETGLLSARKLRELVQNEAQVFSLMASLSIENQAIVDELQVVREFLEVFPDEILDVLPGREVEFDIDLVPGIRPVSMAPYRMSASELAE from the coding sequence ATGTGTGAAAATTTGGGTCTTGTGTTGCCTTCCATGAATGGAGAGATGGTCGTCGATGTTCCAGCTAAGGGGTCGATGACTACTTATCTAGTGTATTTGAAGTGTCCTTTGTCGATATTTAACAGATACTTTGTTGTTGATTTGGTTTGTTTATCGTTGAGTGGATTggatgtgattttaggtatgaactggttggaatatAACTATGTTCATATTATTTGTTATAATAAATCTGTCGTGTTTTCTACTTCTGGCGAGGAGGAGGAAACTGGTTTATTATCTGCTAGAAAATTGAGGGAATTGGTGCAAAATGAAGCGCAGGTATTTTCGTTGATGGCTTCGTTATCTATTGAGAATCAAGCTATAGTTGATGAATTACAAGTGGTACGTGAATTTCTTGAAGTTTTTCCCGATGAGATTCTCGATGTACTGCCAGGAAGAGAAGTTGAATTTGATATTGATCTTGTCCCTGGTATCaggcctgtttctatggcaccATACAGGATGTCAGCATCTGAGTTGGCAGAGTAG